In the Ruminococcus sp. OA3 genome, one interval contains:
- a CDS encoding TIM barrel protein: MIHIFNFTNIDDELERFGGAEDMSRFALAHGCSGIELQMYQDPRETWMDKNLVKGIHLSFWNNWMDLWLGNESGLLEEFGDMKTVEEYYGGTSREAMVQKLDRELNIAQELGAKYVVFHVSEITIPQSYHRRFAYIDEEVIDASCELINMLMEGRKASFEFLMENLWWPGLNYQRPEMVKRLLDGVRYERKGLMLDTGHLMNCNTALRTQEQAVQYIYQILKMQEEFLPCIRGVHLNASLSGEYVEGVLGKEPVLAEKYWDRWCQVFSHIFQMDQHQAFSDSGVHELIQYIAPEYLTHELISRDPDELGRMIDCQQNVI; this comes from the coding sequence CACATATTTAATTTTACCAACATCGATGATGAACTTGAACGGTTTGGGGGAGCAGAGGATATGAGTCGGTTCGCACTGGCACATGGCTGTTCTGGGATTGAACTTCAAATGTATCAGGATCCCCGGGAAACCTGGATGGACAAAAATCTGGTGAAGGGAATTCATTTATCTTTCTGGAATAACTGGATGGATCTGTGGCTTGGAAATGAAAGTGGATTGTTGGAAGAATTCGGAGACATGAAGACCGTGGAGGAGTATTACGGCGGAACATCACGGGAGGCCATGGTTCAAAAACTGGACAGGGAGCTGAATATCGCGCAGGAGCTGGGGGCGAAATATGTGGTGTTTCATGTGTCGGAAATTACGATTCCTCAGTCATATCACCGAAGGTTTGCCTATATTGATGAAGAAGTTATCGATGCTTCCTGCGAACTGATCAATATGTTGATGGAAGGAAGAAAAGCATCCTTTGAATTCCTGATGGAAAATCTCTGGTGGCCCGGGCTCAACTATCAGCGTCCGGAAATGGTAAAGAGACTGCTTGATGGCGTCAGATATGAAAGAAAAGGTCTGATGCTGGACACCGGGCATCTGATGAACTGTAATACAGCTCTTCGCACACAGGAGCAGGCCGTGCAGTATATTTATCAGATTCTGAAGATGCAGGAAGAGTTTCTGCCCTGCATCCGCGGAGTGCATCTTAACGCTTCACTCTCGGGTGAATACGTGGAAGGCGTGCTGGGAAAAGAACCTGTTCTGGCGGAAAAATACTGGGATCGCTGGTGTCAGGTGTTTTCTCATATTTTTCAGATGGATCAGCATCAGGCATTTTCTGATTCCGGAGTGCATGAGCTTATTCAGTACATTGCGCCGGAGTATCTGACGCATGAGCTGATCAGCAGAGATCCTGATGAACTGGGGCGTATGATTGACTGCCAGCAGAACGTGATATAG
- a CDS encoding LacI family DNA-binding transcriptional regulator, which produces MKITTQAIAELAGVSRATVDKVIHNRPGVSDAVREKIKTIIIETNYQPVHLRKYMQEEKKQVRIAVIIPELVDVFMNSLKAGMDTCYLEYKPYGLQVDYYQCANYEPQQLIAILKHLKEQPIDGIALRGIRNKHITDLISDFADRNIPIFTYDADLPNSRRVSFIGEDLYRTGQISASLLCKSIGYEGEIALLTGSMNVNSCIKRIEGFTEYLKERAPSVRIVAVEETLSQQVITYQKTASILKAHPDLKGMWNCVSFSEDMAQAVIDAGKQGKVKLVSLIFAPKVMHYVREGVIDYTIGLTPYKLGKIVIKSLYEYLISNIAPPPVNIRTPIYIGTDANIDMFEDEHMKEF; this is translated from the coding sequence ATGAAAATCACCACCCAGGCTATAGCAGAACTCGCCGGTGTATCTCGCGCAACGGTAGATAAAGTCATACATAACCGCCCCGGCGTGAGCGATGCGGTCCGCGAAAAAATAAAAACGATTATTATTGAGACAAATTACCAGCCTGTACATCTCAGAAAATATATGCAGGAGGAAAAGAAGCAGGTACGCATAGCTGTCATCATACCAGAACTCGTAGATGTCTTTATGAATTCACTCAAAGCAGGAATGGACACCTGTTACCTGGAGTATAAGCCTTACGGACTTCAGGTGGATTATTATCAATGCGCCAACTATGAACCACAGCAGCTGATTGCTATCTTAAAACATTTAAAAGAGCAGCCTATAGATGGCATCGCCCTGCGAGGCATACGAAACAAGCACATTACAGATCTTATCTCAGATTTTGCTGACAGAAATATTCCAATTTTTACTTACGATGCGGATCTGCCCAATAGCCGGCGTGTCAGTTTTATCGGCGAAGATCTGTACCGCACCGGACAGATTTCAGCTTCTCTGCTGTGCAAATCGATCGGCTACGAGGGGGAAATCGCGCTTCTGACCGGTTCCATGAACGTAAACTCCTGTATTAAAAGAATTGAAGGATTTACCGAATATCTGAAAGAGCGCGCTCCTTCAGTCCGTATCGTAGCCGTTGAAGAGACATTAAGCCAGCAAGTAATCACCTATCAGAAGACCGCATCGATTTTGAAAGCCCATCCTGATCTGAAAGGAATGTGGAATTGTGTCAGCTTTTCCGAAGATATGGCACAGGCGGTCATTGACGCCGGAAAGCAGGGAAAAGTAAAACTGGTCTCCCTGATTTTCGCACCAAAAGTCATGCATTATGTAAGAGAAGGTGTGATCGATTATACCATCGGACTGACGCCCTATAAATTGGGGAAAATCGTCATCAAATCACTTTATGAATATCTGATTTCCAACATTGCGCCACCGCCTGTCAACATCAGAACACCGATTTACATCGGAACCGATGCAAACATCGATATGTTTGAAGACGAACATATGAAAGAATTTTAG
- a CDS encoding sugar ABC transporter substrate-binding protein, translated as MKKKVLGLLVGIVMVVSMIGCGGGDTAESKETSGTEAVESKDDAETDSAESAGDGELKKAEDIVVCFSNKGQNAWLEQQSIGVKEACKDLGLPDPTVVYADSQENAESQVQAIEDFMSLDADVIIIDPISSDVVKQALQNAKDEGVVVIDVDSVGGLNDVTNCSIGLDEYTASYEGAEKFCQDYLEKGDGVIIIAGNQGDTNGENRLKGMTEACEANGMEVLGTQYTDWTAAKTTAAMEDFITSKGDDIKGVLVPSDDMGLGAITALEQAGMIDNVKIMGYGGFQVALDAIAEGKMSMTVGMHPYDCGYQAVENAVNILTKGEEPKEHFIDVGTDLITTENYKDFKGF; from the coding sequence ATGAAGAAAAAAGTGTTGGGACTGTTGGTTGGAATCGTTATGGTAGTTTCGATGATTGGCTGCGGAGGCGGCGATACGGCAGAAAGCAAAGAGACCTCCGGCACAGAGGCGGTCGAAAGTAAGGACGATGCGGAAACAGATTCTGCGGAAAGCGCAGGAGATGGGGAGCTGAAGAAAGCGGAAGACATTGTAGTCTGTTTCTCAAATAAAGGACAGAATGCATGGCTGGAACAGCAGAGTATCGGTGTGAAAGAGGCATGTAAAGATCTGGGACTGCCGGATCCAACCGTAGTATACGCTGATTCACAGGAAAATGCGGAGTCTCAGGTACAGGCGATTGAAGATTTTATGTCTCTTGATGCGGATGTTATCATTATCGATCCGATTTCATCGGATGTTGTTAAACAGGCTCTGCAGAATGCAAAAGATGAAGGCGTTGTGGTGATCGATGTGGATTCCGTAGGCGGGCTGAACGATGTTACAAACTGTTCCATTGGTCTGGATGAATACACGGCATCCTATGAAGGCGCCGAGAAATTCTGTCAGGATTACCTTGAGAAAGGGGACGGCGTTATCATTATCGCTGGAAATCAGGGTGATACAAATGGGGAAAATCGTCTGAAAGGTATGACAGAGGCGTGTGAAGCGAATGGCATGGAAGTGCTGGGCACACAGTACACAGACTGGACAGCAGCCAAAACAACTGCGGCTATGGAGGACTTTATTACTTCCAAGGGAGATGATATTAAGGGTGTTCTGGTTCCGTCCGATGATATGGGACTTGGAGCAATCACGGCACTGGAGCAGGCAGGAATGATCGACAACGTGAAGATAATGGGATACGGCGGGTTCCAGGTTGCCCTGGACGCAATAGCAGAAGGCAAGATGTCTATGACTGTAGGTATGCATCCGTATGACTGTGGATATCAGGCGGTAGAGAATGCAGTGAATATCCTGACGAAAGGGGAAGAGCCGAAAGAACACTTTATCGACGTTGGCACAGACCTTATCACGACAGAAAACTATAAGGATTTTAAAGGTTTCTGA
- a CDS encoding sugar ABC transporter ATP-binding protein, with protein MSDVVVELRDIKKFFPGVTALKNMSIQLKKGEVHGLIGENGAGKSTLIKVLTGVYKPDGGEIIVGGEAVKFGNPNEAKAKGISCVYQELNIVSELSVTDNMFMGNYVTKGKRFLDYAFMDKRVREIMQDMNQDVDPETICAELGMGQRQMIEIGKAILLDAQVLILDEPTSSLGEKEVQELFKTIRVLKKKGIAILFVSHKLEELFELCDVVTVMRDAEHIITAPISDMTKDTLIMHMVGRTMSNMYPEKTSNPGEVALEVRNLTRYGSFENISFTAKKGEILGFSGLVGAGRTEVFRCVFGVDPPDSGEIYVNGKKVHIRGTRDAIRLGMAYVSEDRKGQGLVLEESVARNLSLVNLKKFAKSLLINDRGVKEQAETTVDALKIKTPSIEAQVINLSGGNQQKVVIGKWLNTDSNIFIFDEPTRGIDVGAKLEVYHVMNRLAAEGNCVIMISSELPEILGMCDRVIVMRTGSVMGEIDRKETYFNQEDIMKAAWGGKIDHE; from the coding sequence GTGAGTGATGTTGTTGTTGAATTAAGAGATATCAAGAAATTTTTCCCCGGCGTGACAGCGCTTAAGAATATGAGCATTCAGCTGAAAAAAGGGGAAGTACATGGACTGATTGGAGAAAACGGGGCAGGAAAATCGACTCTGATAAAAGTACTGACCGGTGTCTATAAGCCTGACGGCGGAGAAATCATCGTCGGGGGCGAGGCTGTGAAATTTGGGAATCCGAATGAAGCCAAAGCAAAAGGGATTTCCTGTGTGTACCAGGAATTAAATATTGTCTCAGAACTGTCCGTGACAGACAACATGTTCATGGGGAATTATGTGACAAAGGGAAAACGCTTTCTGGACTATGCCTTTATGGACAAAAGAGTGCGCGAGATCATGCAGGATATGAATCAGGATGTGGATCCGGAGACAATCTGTGCAGAGCTGGGCATGGGACAGCGGCAGATGATCGAGATCGGAAAGGCCATTCTGCTGGACGCACAGGTGCTGATCCTGGACGAACCGACCTCCAGCCTGGGTGAGAAAGAGGTGCAGGAACTTTTCAAAACGATCCGGGTACTGAAGAAAAAAGGAATCGCGATACTTTTCGTATCACATAAACTGGAGGAGCTGTTTGAACTCTGTGATGTGGTGACGGTGATGCGGGATGCAGAGCATATCATTACGGCACCGATATCGGATATGACAAAAGATACCCTGATCATGCACATGGTCGGAAGGACAATGAGCAATATGTATCCGGAGAAGACTTCGAATCCGGGGGAGGTGGCTCTTGAGGTCAGGAATCTGACACGTTACGGTTCCTTTGAAAATATAAGTTTTACAGCTAAAAAAGGAGAGATTCTGGGATTTTCCGGTTTAGTCGGAGCGGGGAGAACGGAAGTGTTTCGCTGTGTGTTCGGGGTTGACCCGCCGGACAGCGGAGAGATCTATGTGAACGGCAAAAAAGTACATATCCGCGGTACACGCGATGCCATCAGACTGGGGATGGCGTATGTATCGGAAGACCGGAAAGGCCAGGGGCTGGTGCTGGAAGAATCGGTGGCCCGCAACCTCTCACTGGTTAATCTGAAAAAGTTTGCGAAGAGCCTGCTGATCAATGACAGAGGTGTGAAGGAGCAGGCGGAGACGACAGTGGATGCGCTGAAGATCAAAACACCTTCCATCGAAGCACAGGTCATCAACCTCTCGGGAGGCAATCAGCAGAAGGTAGTCATCGGAAAATGGCTGAACACAGACTCCAATATCTTTATCTTTGATGAACCGACCCGCGGAATTGACGTAGGGGCAAAACTGGAGGTGTACCATGTGATGAACCGGCTGGCCGCGGAAGGCAACTGTGTGATCATGATTTCCTCGGAGCTGCCGGAGATACTGGGCATGTGCGACCGTGTGATCGTAATGAGAACGGGAAGCGTAATGGGTGAGATTGACCGGAAAGAAACGTACTTTAATCAGGAAGATATTATGAAAGCCGCATGGGGAGGGAAGATTGATCATGAGTAA
- a CDS encoding ABC transporter permease — protein MSKSIVKNRKQKKHSTLWGPILAVILLSIVLSVVTSKFLTMNNILNIMRQTSVNSLVAFGMLFVLLTGGIDLSQGSIVGFSMGIITFLYLNGIENSFLMIVLPIVVGTLCGLINGLVFTKLHLPHPFVSTLGMMQVLRGVTLIITQSKPVSGFAKPVLWVGSASIFRIPVCFLLVIVVVVIVSIFLNKTPMGRQIYSVGGNLEAARLAGIKVDFTLTTTYALSGLMCGLAAIVLVGRVGSTYPLAGEGYEMDAVAACVIGGASFSGGKGTVGGTLVGALIIAVVNNGLNLLGASQDVQKVVLGIVIILAVLVDVTRTQQSEKKRRLAQASSENA, from the coding sequence ATGAGTAAGAGTATTGTGAAAAATAGAAAACAAAAGAAACATTCCACGCTTTGGGGGCCGATTCTGGCAGTCATCTTGCTGTCCATCGTACTGTCTGTTGTAACCAGTAAGTTTCTGACGATGAACAACATTCTCAATATCATGAGGCAGACATCGGTAAATTCACTGGTCGCGTTCGGTATGCTGTTTGTCCTGCTGACAGGCGGAATTGACCTGTCGCAGGGTTCGATCGTCGGTTTTTCAATGGGAATCATCACGTTCTTATATTTGAATGGTATTGAAAATTCATTTTTAATGATCGTCCTGCCGATCGTGGTGGGAACACTCTGCGGCCTGATCAACGGTCTTGTATTCACGAAATTACATCTGCCGCATCCCTTTGTATCAACACTCGGTATGATGCAGGTGCTGCGAGGAGTGACGCTTATCATCACACAGTCCAAGCCGGTGTCAGGATTTGCAAAACCAGTGCTCTGGGTTGGATCTGCATCGATTTTTCGTATTCCGGTATGCTTTCTGCTGGTCATTGTCGTCGTAGTAATTGTCAGCATCTTTTTAAATAAGACACCCATGGGGCGGCAGATCTATTCGGTAGGCGGAAACCTGGAAGCGGCACGTCTCGCGGGGATTAAAGTTGACTTTACGCTGACGACCACTTATGCGCTTTCCGGACTGATGTGCGGACTGGCAGCGATTGTGCTGGTAGGGCGTGTTGGATCCACTTATCCGCTTGCAGGTGAGGGCTATGAGATGGATGCGGTTGCAGCCTGTGTGATCGGAGGTGCTTCGTTCAGCGGCGGAAAGGGAACTGTCGGCGGAACACTGGTAGGTGCATTGATTATCGCGGTTGTCAACAATGGGCTGAACCTGCTGGGAGCTTCTCAGGATGTTCAGAAAGTAGTGCTCGGCATCGTTATTATACTGGCAGTGCTTGTGGATGTGACCAGAACACAGCAGAGTGAGAAAAAACGCCGTCTGGCCCAGGCCAGCAGTGAAAATGCGTGA
- a CDS encoding alcohol dehydrogenase catalytic domain-containing protein, with translation MKAVIFKETGKYAVVEKPVPEIKKANELLVKVEACSICGSDMHILSDPPGYPAKPGTTIGHEMVGTIVGMGSEVTAFAVGDRIVCDNNIPCGQCYYCRSGHANMCEHVRCLGVNGDGFFAQYALIPDTSAYAISPDLPLDIAIFAEPLNCVMGAMDKLRMIPGETVVVVGAGPIGLYFIQLLKKNGAGTVIAAEPSEFRRRMAKEVGADIVVSPAEAEKLPQIAAVGADIVVDAVGICIKDALDWVRSSGRVLLFGQNFARTQEICQSVITRKELTVTGSYIGSYSWHDTIRLLEHDPMQLEKMITHRLTLEDFAVGYDAMKDGSALEVILYPNGGRC, from the coding sequence ATGAAAGCTGTTATATTTAAAGAAACAGGAAAATATGCGGTCGTGGAAAAGCCCGTTCCCGAAATAAAAAAGGCGAATGAACTGCTGGTGAAAGTTGAGGCCTGCAGTATCTGCGGATCGGATATGCATATTCTGAGTGATCCGCCGGGATACCCGGCAAAGCCCGGCACAACGATAGGACATGAAATGGTGGGAACGATTGTCGGGATGGGCAGTGAGGTGACGGCATTCGCTGTTGGAGACAGGATTGTGTGCGACAATAATATACCCTGCGGGCAGTGTTATTACTGCCGCAGCGGTCATGCCAACATGTGTGAACATGTGAGGTGTCTCGGGGTAAACGGCGACGGATTCTTTGCCCAGTATGCACTAATCCCGGATACTTCCGCTTATGCAATCAGCCCGGATCTGCCTCTTGATATCGCGATCTTTGCAGAACCGTTGAATTGTGTGATGGGAGCCATGGATAAACTCAGAATGATACCGGGTGAGACTGTGGTGGTGGTCGGGGCAGGCCCCATCGGCCTGTATTTCATTCAGCTGCTGAAGAAAAATGGAGCCGGAACTGTTATTGCAGCTGAGCCAAGCGAATTCCGCAGGAGGATGGCAAAAGAAGTAGGGGCGGATATTGTTGTTTCACCGGCTGAAGCAGAGAAACTTCCACAGATCGCTGCAGTGGGAGCGGACATCGTTGTGGATGCGGTGGGCATCTGTATCAAAGATGCTCTTGACTGGGTCAGGAGTTCGGGGAGAGTTCTGCTGTTTGGGCAGAATTTTGCCAGAACTCAGGAGATCTGCCAGAGCGTTATCACCAGAAAAGAGCTTACCGTGACCGGTAGTTATATCGGCAGTTATTCGTGGCATGATACGATCAGGCTGTTGGAACATGACCCTATGCAGCTGGAAAAAATGATCACGCATCGGCTGACGCTGGAAGATTTTGCGGTTGGTTATGACGCGATGAAAGATGGCAGTGCGCTGGAAGTTATCCTGTATCCGAATGGTGGAAGGTGTTAA
- the hrcA gene encoding heat-inducible transcriptional repressor HrcA, whose product MEERLDERKHKILKAIIQTYLETGEPVGSRTISKYTDLNLSSATIRNEMSDLEDLGYIVQPHTSAGRIPSDKGYRLYVDEMMKEKDQEVSEIKELMIEKTDRMEKVLKQVVKMLASNTNYATLITGPSYHRTKVKFIQLSKLREDQILAVIVVEGNMVKNQIINLEEPMDDETILKLNLLLNTQLNGLTIEEISLGMIKALKEQAGIHSAVVSGVLDGLEETISSTDEEFPVFTSGATNIFRYPELSDSSKASELISAFEEKEQLVEMLKETVGDEDAENTGIQVYIGSESPVQTMKDCSVVTATYELGEGMKGTIGIIGPKRMDYENVVDNLKTLKAQLDSIFKKE is encoded by the coding sequence ATGGAAGAACGCTTAGATGAACGAAAACATAAGATTTTGAAAGCTATAATCCAGACATACCTGGAAACAGGCGAACCAGTGGGCTCCCGGACGATTTCAAAATATACCGATTTAAATCTGAGCTCGGCGACGATCCGAAATGAAATGTCTGACCTGGAAGATCTGGGATATATTGTTCAGCCGCATACATCAGCAGGCAGGATCCCTTCTGATAAGGGATATCGTCTTTATGTTGATGAAATGATGAAAGAAAAAGATCAGGAAGTATCAGAAATTAAAGAACTTATGATCGAGAAAACAGACCGCATGGAAAAAGTACTGAAGCAGGTGGTGAAGATGCTCGCTTCAAATACAAACTATGCGACCCTGATAACCGGTCCGTCCTATCACAGGACGAAGGTGAAATTCATTCAGCTTTCTAAGCTGCGGGAAGATCAGATTCTGGCCGTGATTGTTGTGGAAGGCAATATGGTGAAAAATCAGATCATCAATCTGGAAGAGCCTATGGATGATGAGACGATACTTAAACTGAATCTGCTGCTGAATACACAGCTTAATGGTCTGACGATCGAGGAGATCAGTCTTGGCATGATCAAGGCGCTCAAAGAGCAGGCAGGTATACACAGTGCAGTTGTGAGTGGTGTGCTGGATGGACTTGAGGAAACGATCTCCAGTACCGATGAAGAGTTCCCGGTTTTTACCAGCGGAGCTACCAATATCTTCAGATATCCGGAGCTTTCTGACAGCAGCAAAGCCAGTGAACTGATCTCTGCTTTTGAGGAGAAGGAGCAGCTGGTTGAAATGCTGAAAGAGACAGTAGGAGATGAGGATGCGGAGAATACTGGAATTCAGGTATATATAGGAAGCGAATCACCCGTTCAGACGATGAAGGACTGCAGTGTCGTGACAGCTACGTATGAATTGGGAGAAGGCATGAAGGGCACGATAGGTATTATCGGTCCGAAGCGGATGGATTATGAAAACGTAGTAGACAATCTGAAAACGCTGAAAGCGCAGCTGGATTCGATATTTAAGAAAGAGTAG
- the grpE gene encoding nucleotide exchange factor GrpE — translation MAEEIKKEAVDTAETAETQEEEAVSAEPQETESAPENENSAETDSQATAEQEPQEAETKKRFGKKKDKKDKKDEKIEELTDQLKRQMAEFDNYRKRTEKEKASMYVIGAKEIVEKILPIVDNFERGLSSVPDDQKEDPFVDGMDKIYRQLMTALEEMGVKVIEAVGQEFNPDLHNAVMHVEDEEAGENIIVEEFQKGYLYKDFVVRHSMVKVAN, via the coding sequence ATGGCAGAAGAGATAAAAAAAGAAGCGGTGGATACAGCAGAAACGGCTGAGACACAGGAAGAAGAGGCGGTATCGGCGGAGCCACAGGAAACGGAGAGCGCTCCTGAAAACGAGAACAGTGCAGAAACTGATTCGCAAGCCACTGCAGAACAAGAACCGCAGGAGGCTGAGACGAAGAAACGCTTCGGAAAAAAGAAAGATAAGAAAGACAAAAAGGATGAAAAGATCGAGGAGCTGACAGATCAGCTGAAGCGCCAGATGGCGGAATTCGATAATTACCGGAAACGCACAGAAAAAGAAAAGGCGAGCATGTATGTGATCGGGGCAAAAGAGATCGTAGAAAAGATCCTTCCGATCGTGGATAATTTTGAACGCGGCCTTTCAAGTGTGCCGGATGACCAGAAGGAAGATCCCTTCGTGGACGGCATGGATAAGATATACAGGCAGCTGATGACTGCACTGGAAGAGATGGGTGTTAAAGTGATTGAGGCGGTCGGGCAGGAATTTAACCCGGACCTGCACAATGCAGTAATGCATGTGGAAGACGAAGAAGCCGGTGAGAATATTATCGTGGAGGAATTCCAGAAGGGATATCTGTATAAAGATTTCGTTGTCAGACACAGCATGGTAAAAGTAGCGAACTGA
- the dnaK gene encoding molecular chaperone DnaK, with translation MSKIIGIDLGTTNSCVAVMEGGQPTVIANTEGARTTPSVVAFTKTGERLVGEPAKRQAVTNADKTISSIKRHMGTDYRVTIDGKKYSPQEISAMILQKLKADAEAYLGEKVAEAVITVPAYFNDAQRQATKDAGKIAGLEVKRIINEPTAAALAYGLDNEKEQKIMVYDLGGGTFDVSIIEIGDGVIEVLSTAGNNKLGGDDFDAKITDYMLAEFKKQEGVDLSNDKMALQRLKEAAEKAKKELSSATTTNINLPFITATADGPKHFDMNLTKAKFDELTHDLVEKTAEPVKRALSDAGISASELGKVLLVGGSTRIPAVQDKVKQLTGHEPSKTLNPDECVALGASVQGGKLAGDAGAGDILLLDVTPLSLSIETMGGVATRLIERNTTIPTKKSQIFSTAADNQTAVDINVVQGERQFAKDNKSLGQFRLDGIPPARRGVPQIEVTFDIDANGIVNVSAKDLGTGKEQHITITAGSNMSDDDIDKAVREAAEFEAQDKKRKEAIDARNDADAFVFQTEKALEEAGDKIDANDKTAVEADLTALKEILAKSTPEEATEAQVAEIKAAQEKLMQSAQKLFAKMYEQTQGAAGADPNMGGAGAGAGSEAGYDSDDVVDADYKEV, from the coding sequence ATGAGTAAAATTATTGGTATCGACCTTGGAACAACAAACAGCTGTGTAGCTGTAATGGAAGGCGGTCAGCCGACCGTCATCGCGAATACAGAAGGCGCAAGAACAACACCATCTGTTGTGGCATTTACAAAGACCGGTGAGAGACTGGTTGGTGAGCCGGCGAAACGTCAGGCTGTAACGAATGCAGACAAAACGATTTCATCCATTAAAAGACATATGGGTACGGACTACCGGGTTACGATCGATGGCAAAAAATATTCTCCTCAGGAAATCTCTGCAATGATCCTGCAGAAACTGAAAGCGGACGCAGAAGCATACCTTGGAGAAAAAGTGGCAGAAGCAGTTATCACAGTGCCGGCTTACTTTAACGATGCTCAGCGTCAGGCAACAAAAGATGCCGGAAAGATTGCCGGACTCGAAGTAAAACGTATTATCAACGAGCCGACAGCTGCAGCACTGGCATACGGTCTGGACAATGAAAAAGAGCAGAAGATCATGGTTTACGACCTTGGCGGCGGTACATTCGATGTTTCCATCATTGAGATCGGTGACGGTGTAATCGAGGTTCTCTCTACAGCCGGAAACAACAAGCTGGGCGGAGATGACTTTGATGCAAAGATCACAGATTATATGCTCGCAGAATTTAAAAAACAGGAAGGCGTAGATCTGTCAAACGACAAGATGGCGCTGCAGAGACTGAAAGAAGCGGCAGAGAAAGCAAAAAAAGAACTGTCTTCCGCAACAACAACGAATATCAACCTGCCGTTCATCACAGCAACAGCAGATGGTCCGAAACACTTTGATATGAACCTGACTAAGGCAAAATTCGATGAACTGACACATGATCTGGTAGAGAAAACAGCAGAGCCGGTAAAACGTGCGCTCTCAGATGCAGGTATCTCGGCATCTGAACTGGGCAAGGTTCTTCTGGTAGGCGGTTCCACACGTATCCCGGCTGTTCAGGATAAAGTAAAACAGCTGACAGGACATGAGCCGAGCAAGACTCTGAATCCGGATGAATGTGTTGCACTGGGAGCTTCCGTTCAGGGTGGAAAACTTGCAGGTGATGCAGGAGCAGGCGACATTCTCCTTCTGGATGTAACACCACTTTCCCTGTCAATTGAGACCATGGGTGGTGTGGCAACGAGACTGATAGAAAGAAATACAACGATCCCAACCAAAAAGAGTCAGATCTTCTCTACGGCAGCAGATAACCAGACAGCCGTTGACATCAATGTCGTTCAGGGTGAAAGACAGTTTGCGAAAGACAATAAGTCCCTTGGACAGTTCCGTCTGGATGGCATCCCGCCTGCAAGAAGAGGCGTGCCGCAGATTGAAGTTACATTTGACATCGATGCAAACGGTATCGTAAATGTGTCAGCGAAAGATCTTGGAACAGGTAAAGAGCAGCATATTACGATCACTGCTGGCTCCAACATGTCTGATGACGATATTGATAAGGCAGTGAGGGAGGCAGCTGAATTCGAGGCTCAGGATAAGAAACGTAAAGAAGCAATCGATGCTCGCAATGATGCAGATGCGTTTGTATTCCAGACTGAAAAGGCACTGGAAGAAGCGGGCGATAAGATTGATGCAAATGATAAAACAGCAGTGGAAGCTGATCTGACAGCACTGAAGGAAATTCTTGCAAAATCCACACCGGAAGAGGCTACGGAAGCACAGGTTGCAGAAATTAAGGCAGCACAGGAAAAACTGATGCAGAGTGCACAGAAGCTGTTTGCAAAAATGTATGAGCAGACACAGGGGGCTGCAGGTGCAGACCCGAACATGGGAGGCGCCGGAGCCGGTGCAGGTTCCGAAGCCGGATACGATTCGGATGATGTTGTTGATGCTGATTACAAAGAAGTGTAA